ACGATGTGTAATTTCACCGGTCGACTTTCGATGATTTTCGGCAGTGCCTTGATGACGATGTCCAAACCCTGCCAATCGGCGAGGGTGCCAATGTAAAGTAGGACAGGCTCGCGTCCTTCACGGCTGGGCAGCGGTGTGATGGAAAAGTCCGAGGGACTGACTCCGTTTGGGATGACGGTCACCCGCTTCCGGTCCAGGCCGAACGAGGCGATGTATTCGCGGGTCACGTTCGACGGGCAAATGATCGCATCCGCTAGGTGAAGCGTTGCAATTTCCTGTTCTTTTATTTTGGCGAGCAATTCCGAATCCATGCCGGGGTAATGATATTTGAGTTCGATGGAAGGAAGGCCGTTGACTTCAAAAAGAGTTTTGTATCCGATCTTTCTTTTGTTCTGAGCGATTTGAAAACCGTCCCAGATGTTGCGGAAGTGGACGATTTCATAGCCGGGATGGATCGCCAGATGCGCTGCGACAGATTTACCGAAATGCACTGCGCGAGCGAGAAAATTATCCGACAGATCCTGCGGGATGCGCGTGACGCGCGCGCCTTCGATAGTATCTTCGGGGGGGAGCAGACCGTCGTTGGGCGTGATAAGATGGACGCTGTGCCCGCCATTGACCAACCCGCGCAAATTGTGGAGAATATGGGTACTTGCCCCCTTGGGGCTTGGCACGATGTCGAAGGCAGTGTAGAGGATGTTGGGCATTTTGATCTTTACCGCGAAGCCCGCTAAGGGCGCAAAGAAAAACTTTATCTTGGCATTCTTCGCGTGTTTGGCGGTTCTAAAAGAGATTATAACTCGGAGGCATGGATGGAAGGATTTATTTGCGGCAGCGTCATTGCAGGCTTCGTCGTCCTGGTGTTCTTCTTTTACCTGCTCAACACAGCGCGTAAAAAAGGGAATGTCGATAAAAATCAGTTCGGCAAAAAGGAATTCGCGCCGGTCTATGTTTCCATCGCAGACAGGCCCGACTCCATCATCCGCGGCATGAACAAATTCGTCGCCGAGGCGCAAAAGACCGAATCAGCGGGGGACAAATGGCGCTGGATTCCCATGCTGATCTTTTTTGCGGGCATCGGGCTGGCGCTCATCGACGTCTTCATCCTCCTGATCGGGTATTCATCCTCTTTCGTGTTCATCGCGGGCGGAGTCCTGCTCTGGATCGCCGCCTTCATCATGGCGCGCAACCTGCGCCGAAGCGACCTTATGGATTTTTCACCCCGCTACAACGGTACAAGGGAAATCCTGCACACGCTTCGCGACGACCTCAAGCCCGGTTCCACCTTCCTCGGCCATCTCGACCTGACGGGTGCCATGCTCCAAACCAAAGTGGCGCGCGAAACACAGGACGCCCAAAAACGTACCACCCAACTTTTCAACGACCCCTGGCTTTCGCTCAAGGCAAAACTTTACGACGGCAACGTCCTGCGCGTGACCGCGGTTCAAAAGACCAAGAAACGCAAATCCTATTGGAAGCGCAGCCGCATCAGCGGCAAGAACAAACTCAAGCCCGAAAAGTTCAAAGGTTCCCAACAGGAATTGAAAGTGCGCATCGTGGTCAACCCCGAGGCGTACAAGATCAAGCCCAATAACCAATTCTCGCAGGGCAGGGACGTCGGCAAATACAAGATCGAACAACTGAATACCGAGGGCGGCATGATCAACATCCTCGCCGTTTCCCCCTTCGAGGAAGTGGAGCACGATCACATCCTCGGCTTCCTGAAATCTGCATATTCACTTTTGGAAAGAAAGGCTGCATAAATGAGTCGGAAAATCATTCCCTTTATCGTTGCGTTCGTTCTGATCTGTCTGGTCATGGTCGTCGCGGGCGTGTTCTCGTTCAGCGGGCTCGCCGCGGCGGAAAAATTCAACAACGCAGTGGCATGGTCGCAACCGTATTCCACCGCCGAAAGCATGAAGGTCATCGACCTGACCGGCGACGGACAGGATGAACTCTTCATCCAAAATCAAAGCAACATATCCGTCTTCAACGGCGATGGAAGCCCCCTCTGGTCATTCAATTATTCGCTTGCCAAAACGACCCTCGGCGATTACAACGGCGACGGCACGGAAGACATCATCGTCTTTCATGCGAGCGGCGTGGATGTCATCACCAATGGACAGGCAACCCCGCTGGCAAGCGGACTCAGCATTGGAACCCCTTCGCGCGTGGCACTTATTCGCTTCTCTACCGGACCTCAAATCGTGCTCGGCGATAACTCTGGAAGAGTCCTCGCCCTCGGCTTGGACGGAACCCAACTCTGGCAATCAAGCGTCGGCTCGACGGAGATCCGCGGCATGGATGATGCAAGAATCGGCGGACAAATTCACGTCGCCATTGCATCGAACGATGGGATGGTGAAGATATTTGCGTCAGATGGAAGCACGGTCTGGACGGTGAACCAGGAACAACTGAGAAGGATGCGGGCGTTCGATCTCAATGCGGACGGGAACAGTGAAGTCATCACCGGCGGCGAATACGGCGCGTTCAGAATTTACAACGCCGAAAATGGGCAGGTCATCTTCGAGAAATCGCTTGGGCAGGCGGTGAGCGAAGTCCGCGAAGTGGAATTGAACGGCGAGCCGTCGTCGCGCGAGATCGTCGCGGGCGGAAAGGACGGCGGCGTGTGGGCGTTCTCGTTCAACGGCGCAACGGCAAATCAAATGTGGAGCGGGTCTTTATCCGACAAAGTGACCGAGATCGCGGGCTTGGACATCAACGAAGACGGCAAGCAGGAAGCGGTCATTGGTGATGACGCGGGCAAGGTGGCGATCTTCACCGAGAACGGCACGCGCAATAATCTGCCGGACCATTCGTCGGGAATCACGCGCATCGACATCGGCAAACTTGGCAATGAACGCTACGTAGTCGTCGCGGATTACAACGATGTGCAGACCAATAAAGTGACGTTCAGTTCGATCCCCGGTTTTCAATACACGCCATTGGTCGTGGGCCTGATCGTTTCGGCTGTGATCCTGATCATCGCCGCTATTCTTGCATCCATCCCGCCCAAACCGGAGATGAAGTTGTCGCTTCAAGACAAGAGCCGCGAAAGCCTCGAAGCCGAGCGGCGCATGTTGAAGGAACACATCGCAGACGTGGAGCGCCTGCGTAAAGCCGGTGAAATGTCCAACGAAGCCTATCTTTCGCGCCTCAAACGCCTGCGCGGCGATCTCGCCGAGAACGAAACCGCCTTCAAGACCGCGGGCTTCCCCATCAAAACTGAAACATTCGCCTGTCCCAACTGCGGCGGGACGCTCGAACTCGGAATGGATAAATGCGAGTATTGCGGGCAGGTGATTCTTTCGTGATAAGTGAATAGTGAAGAGTGAATAGTTGATAGTGAATAGGGGAACTCCCGTCCATGTGGGCGGGAGTTTTGGTTTTATGGGACTGCGTCCATTGCGCACCGAAAACCAAGATTGTAATTAGCGGATGTTGGGTCTCCCCTACTACGATTAGCAGACCGAACATCACTTTCAGGATATGTCCATGCTCCGCCACGTAACACCCGAGGACCAATTGTAGTCAAGTTTTCACGTCCATCGTCCTCAATATAAGGATATGGATAATACAAACTGCTTACCCACTCCATAACATTACCTGCCAAATCATATGCACCATAAGGACTGACACCATTTACTAACCGCCCAACTTGTATCGTATCGCCGTAACAATTTCTGGCGAAGTAAGTTTTTGCATCTATATAAGTGTAGTTGACTCGATTACAATCACGCCCTTCTCCCCATGGATAAGTTCTTTGACTCTCTCCGCGAGCAGCCTTTTCCCATTCAGCTTCAATAGGTAACCGTGTATCACGCCATTCACAATAATTTTTTGCCATATTCCAGTCTACATAAATCACCGGATAATTATCATATTTAGGGTTTTCGTAATAATCAATACGAGAATACGAAGAAAATTGTTTCGGGGGATTACACCCTCCTAAATCAACACATTTTCTATAAGCAGCATTAGTAACTTCGGTTTGATCTATAAAATATGCATCTAGAAAAATAGAATGAATTGGTGATGCATCACTATAGTCAGTGCTACCCATCGTAAATTCCCCAGCCGGGACATATACCATCACCATACCATCCTTTTCGGAAATCATAGTAGAGCCAATTCCTAATGTTGGTGTTGGGCTGGGAGATGGGGCATTGGTCAAGGTTGACGTGAACGGGATTAATGTTTTCGTAGGAGACTTTGGCGTTTCAATAATATTCTCTAATGTGGGTAAAGGTGTCACTTCCGGCTTTTTATTGAAAAGCGAATTCAAGCCAAGTCCGCCCAATATTATGAGCAGCAAAATAATTCCCGCAATTCCATACCGACGATAATCAGGCTGTGACCGATTTTTCCGAATGGATGATGGATTGAGAGATGAAGGGTCGAGGATTTTGGTGTAAGGTTTCCTTTGGGTAAATCGTTTCTCAGGGGCTTCCACCTTTGGTTCCACCTGAGTTTGCGCCTCTTCCATTTTCAGCTTTTGGTCGTAACGCAGTTTCAATGCCTGCAACAAATCCGAATATGAGTTTTTCTTTTCCTTCCCGAAATAATCCACCCAATGAAACGACCGCAACTTGCGAGGCATCGCGCAGTCATCCAGCCGCAGCGGAATCAGAAAAATCGTATCTTCCGGCTTTTCCAATGCAAGATCGTACGCATAACGAATTTCCCTTTGAACAAACCCCTCTTTTGATACAGATTGACTCGAAAGGCAAACGATGACGACATCCGAGTCGTCCACCGCCTTCTCGATCACCAATTCCCAATCCTGTCCCGGCAGGATTTTTGCCTTGTCCAGCCAGGGGTCGATCCAGTTTTCCGCTTTGAGTCGCTGGTACAATTCCCTGACGATGGGCTTGTCCTGCGAGGCATGGCAGAGAAAAACGCGGAGTAGACGGGTCATAAATAAAAATGAAGGCTTGTTCTGAGTCTAAAGAGATTACTCACGATTGATGCGAATCAGAACTCCTGTCATATTTCCAGTTTCGGTAACCGCTTTATGGACTTGTTCGGCTTGTTGGATCAAATCAGAGTTTTGCGTGCAAACAACGATCCCTGCATGTTGGCTTGACTTGTTGTGCAAACCAATAAAATCCCGGCGGTTGAGGGTCAATAAGATTCGCCCCAGCCCGGCAGCAAAAGCCAAGACCTCTTCATCGGGAACACGCTGATTGGCTTTCCCCGCCTCATGGGACGTCAACACATCATGTCCCATTTCACGCAAATATAAAGCGACTTTGATTGGGAAATTTTCGTTGGTGTAAAAAGAAGCCATTATGCCCCCTGGTTCGTGTTAATCGCCTCATCCATTTCTTCGACATGAGCGTCAGCATAAGCCCATGCATTGACCAAATCCGCCGCGCGCAAAGAAGGAAAGTTTTCAAGGATTGTGACTTCCGCCCAGCCGAGGCGGCGATAATTCTCCAAAGTCCACACAGGGATGCGGGTGCGGACAATACAAGCTACACCGCCAGCAACCCCTTCCGTTTTCTCGATACCTGCCCAGGTGTTCCCGACCTCCAGCGCGAGACGCTGCAACAACTCCGCTTTTTCAGCACGGCTTAAACGGGAAACATGGGGTTCGATACTTTGAATATCCATTTTCACCTTCCGTACAAATTATAAACCCTCCTACCGAAAAATCAGCAGGAGGGTTCTTTCTTCTTTCTTCTTCTTTTACCTTCAATCGGTGGTCTCGATACGTGGCGCGTGATCGTCGCCCATTACTCGACCAGCCGAACTTTCCATTACCGATCTGCCAGCACCATCGTCCAGTAGTGATAGTACGATTTAACCGTATCGGCGGAGTTGTACACGTACCCGATCCCCATTTCGGTGAAACTGCCGTTGAGGATGTTCGCGCGATGACCCGGGCTGTTCATCCAACCGTTCATGACCGTCGCCGCGGTGCTGTATCCCGCCGCCACATTTTCGCCCCAGGTCAACCAGTAATAGCCGGTGGCGTCGATGCGCGCGCCGGGGTCGGACCCGTCCGAGCCGGTATGCGAGAGGAAGAACTTACAACCCATGTCGAAGGTATGTCTCTGAGCGGCCTGGTTCAATTGCGTATTGAGAGTCACCGCCGCCAAACCGTTCGCAGCGCGTTCCTGATTCACCAGTGCGAGCACTTCGTTTGCGAGTTGGGCGGCATTGGCATCGCTCGCGGCGCATCCCGCCGGGGCGGCAACCTGAGCCGGGCTTTCAGCTCCCGCCGCTCCTTCGAGGGAAACAGCGCCTTCACCCGAAGTCACGGCAGGGACCAGGTAACCCGAGCCATCCTCTTCGACGGACGGATTGTCCGATCCGCAAGCCTGAAGGGCAAATAAAGCGACGATCGACAGCAGTAATAAATATCGTTTCATGATCATTCTCCTTGGTTGTGTATTTATAAATTTGATGTTACCAACTTAGTCGCCAAAATGCTTATGGACGGGTTGCCCCGCTTCATCCGCCCTCGAGTTTGATTCAGACCATCG
This portion of the Anaerolineales bacterium genome encodes:
- a CDS encoding glycosyltransferase family 4 protein — protein: MPNILYTAFDIVPSPKGASTHILHNLRGLVNGGHSVHLITPNDGLLPPEDTIEGARVTRIPQDLSDNFLARAVHFGKSVAAHLAIHPGYEIVHFRNIWDGFQIAQNKRKIGYKTLFEVNGLPSIELKYHYPGMDSELLAKIKEQEIATLHLADAIICPSNVTREYIASFGLDRKRVTVIPNGVSPSDFSITPLPSREGREPVLLYIGTLADWQGLDIVIKALPKIIESRPVKLHIVGRGRSRQRKMLAKQIRKLGLEDHVIVQPAVPHHEIPELIAKADICLAPLGLNDRNVTQGACPIKVLEYMAAGRPLLASNMPIVRELVRDDVDGLLFSPNDPEDLARQANLLLRDMELSQRLADSAAAHVREKFTWHESQKKLLKVYERLRIGD
- a CDS encoding PQQ-like beta-propeller repeat protein; this encodes MSRKIIPFIVAFVLICLVMVVAGVFSFSGLAAAEKFNNAVAWSQPYSTAESMKVIDLTGDGQDELFIQNQSNISVFNGDGSPLWSFNYSLAKTTLGDYNGDGTEDIIVFHASGVDVITNGQATPLASGLSIGTPSRVALIRFSTGPQIVLGDNSGRVLALGLDGTQLWQSSVGSTEIRGMDDARIGGQIHVAIASNDGMVKIFASDGSTVWTVNQEQLRRMRAFDLNADGNSEVITGGEYGAFRIYNAENGQVIFEKSLGQAVSEVREVELNGEPSSREIVAGGKDGGVWAFSFNGATANQMWSGSLSDKVTEIAGLDINEDGKQEAVIGDDAGKVAIFTENGTRNNLPDHSSGITRIDIGKLGNERYVVVADYNDVQTNKVTFSSIPGFQYTPLVVGLIVSAVILIIAAILASIPPKPEMKLSLQDKSRESLEAERRMLKEHIADVERLRKAGEMSNEAYLSRLKRLRGDLAENETAFKTAGFPIKTETFACPNCGGTLELGMDKCEYCGQVILS
- a CDS encoding SUMF1/EgtB/PvdO family nonheme iron enzyme; this translates as MTRLLRVFLCHASQDKPIVRELYQRLKAENWIDPWLDKAKILPGQDWELVIEKAVDDSDVVIVCLSSQSVSKEGFVQREIRYAYDLALEKPEDTIFLIPLRLDDCAMPRKLRSFHWVDYFGKEKKNSYSDLLQALKLRYDQKLKMEEAQTQVEPKVEAPEKRFTQRKPYTKILDPSSLNPSSIRKNRSQPDYRRYGIAGIILLLIILGGLGLNSLFNKKPEVTPLPTLENIIETPKSPTKTLIPFTSTLTNAPSPSPTPTLGIGSTMISEKDGMVMVYVPAGEFTMGSTDYSDASPIHSIFLDAYFIDQTEVTNAAYRKCVDLGGCNPPKQFSSYSRIDYYENPKYDNYPVIYVDWNMAKNYCEWRDTRLPIEAEWEKAARGESQRTYPWGEGRDCNRVNYTYIDAKTYFARNCYGDTIQVGRLVNGVSPYGAYDLAGNVMEWVSSLYYPYPYIEDDGRENLTTIGPRVLRGGAWTYPESDVRSANRSRGDPTSANYNLGFRCAMDAVP
- a CDS encoding DUF5615 family PIN-like protein, with translation MASFYTNENFPIKVALYLREMGHDVLTSHEAGKANQRVPDEEVLAFAAGLGRILLTLNRRDFIGLHNKSSQHAGIVVCTQNSDLIQQAEQVHKAVTETGNMTGVLIRINRE
- a CDS encoding DUF433 domain-containing protein, whose amino-acid sequence is MDIQSIEPHVSRLSRAEKAELLQRLALEVGNTWAGIEKTEGVAGGVACIVRTRIPVWTLENYRRLGWAEVTILENFPSLRAADLVNAWAYADAHVEEMDEAINTNQGA
- a CDS encoding CAP domain-containing protein, producing MIMKRYLLLLSIVALFALQACGSDNPSVEEDGSGYLVPAVTSGEGAVSLEGAAGAESPAQVAAPAGCAASDANAAQLANEVLALVNQERAANGLAAVTLNTQLNQAAQRHTFDMGCKFFLSHTGSDGSDPGARIDATGYYWLTWGENVAAGYSTAATVMNGWMNSPGHRANILNGSFTEMGIGYVYNSADTVKSYYHYWTMVLADR